A single region of the Phycisphaerae bacterium RAS1 genome encodes:
- a CDS encoding Neutral ceramidase precursor, with the protein MRNSKDLNTNPHLLYVPRRVCGAISTGLLAALSGCPATTSNEPHSPAVEIRGASGMTLRIGAAAQPITPPGVMALAGGTPYRLSAGVHDDLWARAIVVDDGAHRVALVSLDLIGLDYDDVVRCREDVAAVVDVDYVLIASTHTHSAPDLIGAWALLPNCGDDPYRQLVGQGVAQAVAAAAADLTVARLVVASGPAGDPPLSRDVRPPEVIDDRLTVWQARDAVTDEVICTAVHFAVHPILVPSISPLVSSDFPHYLRQAVESGWPGDVDAGGNIESITAQGGVCLFLNGALAGRITPRGTERVASGATDDLGFDRAQGFGYRLAQRALALLETQAETVDVTDGVGVSAAPIRVPLTNPALAAAASTCIIHRPVTDGSVASEVAVVSFGPLEFFAVPGMIFPELVLGPVAPAAGSDFGGAAFESPTLGTLARGRYSVTIGLANDLLGYIIPRSQWDAEAPFITSEAPYGEAVSPGPDTAAVVLEAFAELPR; encoded by the coding sequence ATGAGGAACTCGAAGGATTTGAATACAAACCCGCATCTACTCTACGTGCCGCGCCGAGTGTGTGGAGCGATCTCCACGGGGCTCCTGGCGGCTCTCTCCGGCTGCCCGGCGACGACCAGCAACGAACCACACTCGCCGGCGGTCGAAATCCGTGGGGCGAGCGGCATGACGCTGCGCATCGGCGCGGCTGCACAGCCCATCACGCCGCCCGGCGTCATGGCGCTGGCCGGCGGTACGCCCTATCGATTGTCGGCGGGAGTTCACGATGACCTGTGGGCACGGGCTATCGTGGTGGACGACGGCGCCCATCGCGTCGCGCTGGTTTCGCTTGACCTGATCGGCCTGGATTACGACGACGTCGTCCGCTGCCGGGAAGACGTCGCGGCAGTCGTCGACGTTGACTACGTGCTGATCGCATCAACGCACACGCACAGTGCACCTGACCTCATCGGTGCGTGGGCGCTGCTTCCCAACTGCGGAGATGACCCCTATCGCCAATTGGTCGGGCAGGGCGTTGCGCAGGCGGTCGCTGCGGCTGCCGCCGACCTAACCGTGGCACGGCTCGTTGTGGCTTCCGGACCGGCGGGCGATCCGCCGCTGAGCCGCGATGTGCGCCCGCCGGAAGTAATCGACGACCGGTTGACCGTCTGGCAGGCGCGCGATGCGGTCACCGACGAGGTGATCTGCACAGCGGTTCATTTTGCAGTACACCCAATTCTGGTGCCGTCGATCAGTCCGCTGGTTTCATCAGATTTTCCGCACTACCTGCGTCAGGCGGTCGAATCGGGCTGGCCGGGAGACGTGGACGCGGGAGGCAACATCGAATCGATAACGGCGCAGGGCGGTGTGTGCCTGTTCCTGAACGGCGCGCTGGCGGGACGCATCACGCCGCGCGGGACGGAGCGCGTCGCGTCTGGAGCGACGGATGACCTTGGATTTGATCGGGCGCAGGGCTTCGGCTATCGCCTGGCGCAGCGCGCACTTGCGCTGCTCGAGACGCAGGCGGAGACGGTCGACGTCACGGACGGGGTGGGAGTCTCCGCGGCGCCGATCCGTGTTCCGCTCACCAACCCGGCCCTGGCCGCGGCGGCATCGACTTGCATCATTCATCGCCCCGTGACGGATGGCAGCGTGGCTTCGGAAGTGGCGGTGGTTTCCTTCGGTCCGCTTGAGTTCTTCGCCGTCCCCGGAATGATCTTCCCGGAGCTGGTGCTCGGGCCGGTGGCGCCGGCAGCCGGCAGCGATTTCGGCGGGGCGGCGTTCGAATCCCCGACGCTTGGCACCCTGGCCCGCGGGCGTTACAGCGTGACGATCGGACTGGCAAACGACCTTTTGGGCTACATCATCCCGCGTTCTCAGTGGGACGCCGAAGCGCCGTTCATTACCAGCGAGGCCCCCTACGGCGAGGCGGTGTCGCCTGGGCCAGATACGGCTGCGGTTGTGCTTGAGGCATTCGCGGAATTGCCGAGGTAG
- a CDS encoding ACT domain protein — translation MGYKISKVDVWVTDLVNRPGMLARCLEAISNAGGNLEFVVARRVTERTARAFFAPLVGAKQQKAAADVGLQKAGGMHVLRIEGPDKPGLGARITRAIAAANINGRGLSCASIARKMVCYVAFGSDADLKHAGKVVKKALA, via the coding sequence GTGGGTTACAAGATTTCGAAAGTTGACGTATGGGTTACCGATCTCGTGAATCGTCCGGGCATGCTGGCGCGCTGCCTGGAGGCGATCAGCAACGCCGGCGGCAACCTGGAGTTTGTCGTCGCGCGGCGCGTCACGGAGCGAACGGCGCGGGCCTTCTTTGCTCCGCTCGTCGGCGCCAAGCAACAGAAAGCTGCTGCGGATGTCGGCCTGCAAAAGGCCGGCGGCATGCACGTTTTGAGGATTGAGGGGCCGGACAAGCCGGGCCTGGGGGCGCGGATCACGCGCGCCATCGCGGCGGCGAACATCAACGGCCGCGGACTCTCGTGCGCTTCCATCGCCCGCAAGATGGTTTGCTACGTTGCGTTCGGCAGCGATGCCGACCTGAAGCACGCGGGCAAAGTCGTGAAGAAGGCGCTGGCATAG